The nucleotide sequence CCCTGCTCGTCGTCGGGCATGAACCAACGATGTCCGAGGTGGCACTGGGCCTCGCCGGCGCCACCGGCACCGACGCTGCCGCCGCCGAACGGCTCTCGGCGAAATTCCCGACGTCGGCGATTGCGGTGCTGCAGGTGGGCGGCCGCTGGGAAGAACTCGAACTCGGTGGCGCTGCCCTCATCACGTTCCACGTGCCGCGCTAGCGAACCGTCGCCCGACGCGGATACCCCGGGGGGGGGGGGGGGTAGCACCATCCCCGGGGTATCCCGCCAGTCAGGAGTTGGTGGCCAGCGTCAGCTCCATCAGCTTGATGGCCTGCGAGCAGGCATCGATACCGGGGGCCTGAGGATTGACCCACCAGCCGACAACTCCGGCGGCGTCGCTTGCGACGCCGCATGCGCCGTTGGGGTCATTGGGTCGCATCACAATCGAGTCGACGCCCTGAATGGTGCGACTCTCGACCTGATACTTCAGTCCCTCGGCCACCTTGCGTTCGTTGCTCAAGCTGCCCTGCTCGAACCAGTACCGGGTGATGTCGATCAGCCCGGCCGGGTTGGCTGCCTGCCAGCGGCAGATCGCGCCGACGAACGTGCTCTGAATGTCGAGCGGATCGGCGCCCACCGTCTTGGCCAGGATGTCGGTGGTCAGCACTTCACATTCTTTGAGCAGGTTGGGGTACTGCTGCTCGGAATTGTTGTTGCGTGGGACCCCACCCCCGCCCGCTTTGATGGCGTTGCCCGAAATCGACCTCGAGCAGCCGGTTATCGACACCAGCACCGCCAGCAGCACGGCCGCCGCGCGCAGGCCTGCACCATTACCGCGCCGAGATCCACGACGCATCCAACCGCTCATTTCGAGTTCGCAATCGACTGACGAGTGAGTTCCCTGGCGACGTCACACGGCGGCGGGAATGGCTTCTGGTTGAAGCTCACCGACCATTCGATGAAGTCGTCCTGGAACTGGATCCCTACCTCACACAACGAGTCGCCCAGGGTGGGCTCGTTGCCGATGGCGATGAAGCCGCTGTGGCCGTCGATGTTGATGTCCTCGACACTCGCGCGGGAGAGCTCCTCGGTCTTGCGCTCACGACCGATTGGACTGCCGCGGTACCAGGAGAAGGAGAAGTGCGGGCCCATGATGCCGCCGCCCGCCAACCACTGGCACCCCACCGAGTTCTGAGCCGTGTTGATCAGGCCACTGATCCTGGTCAACTGTGTCACTGTCTGGTCGCTGACACCGCCGCACTGCGGAAAGAACGGTCCGTGACGGCCCTCGGAGCTGCCCGGGGTCGACGAAACCGTCGCACCGGGATTGTTGTCACCGGAATTGGAGCACCCTGCAACTGCGGGACTCAGAGCCATCAATGCCGCCGCAGCCAGGGCCAGCGTCGTCAAATTACGCCGCACCGCTTACCTCTCTACTGCTGGTCACAGCATGCACTGTAGCCGCAGCCCCGCGGGTCAACCACCGACACGCCACCTGATCAGGCATTTCGTCCTGACCGATGCGGCCGGCCCCAGCACCGGGCCGACACGGTATGCAACA is from Mycobacterium marinum and encodes:
- a CDS encoding DUF3558 domain-containing protein, which encodes MSGWMRRGSRRGNGAGLRAAAVLLAVLVSITGCSRSISGNAIKAGGGGVPRNNNSEQQYPNLLKECEVLTTDILAKTVGADPLDIQSTFVGAICRWQAANPAGLIDITRYWFEQGSLSNERKVAEGLKYQVESRTIQGVDSIVMRPNDPNGACGVASDAAGVVGWWVNPQAPGIDACSQAIKLMELTLATNS
- a CDS encoding DUF3558 domain-containing protein codes for the protein MALSPAVAGCSNSGDNNPGATVSSTPGSSEGRHGPFFPQCGGVSDQTVTQLTRISGLINTAQNSVGCQWLAGGGIMGPHFSFSWYRGSPIGRERKTEELSRASVEDINIDGHSGFIAIGNEPTLGDSLCEVGIQFQDDFIEWSVSFNQKPFPPPCDVARELTRQSIANSK